In one window of Gudongella oleilytica DNA:
- a CDS encoding HU family DNA-binding protein, with translation MNKAELIASIAEKSDLTKKDAEAALNAFMKAVEESLAAGNKVQLVGFGTFEVRERKAREGRNPRNPEEVIKIPASKAPVFKAGKALKESVNVTKKGKKK, from the coding sequence ATGAACAAAGCTGAATTGATCGCGAGCATAGCAGAAAAAAGCGACCTTACGAAGAAAGATGCAGAAGCAGCATTGAACGCATTTATGAAAGCTGTTGAGGAGTCATTGGCAGCAGGAAACAAGGTTCAATTGGTAGGCTTTGGTACCTTCGAGGTAAGGGAAAGAAAAGCTAGAGAAGGAAGAAATCCTAGAAATCCTGAAGAAGTTATTAAGATTCCTGCATCAAAAGCTCCTGTTTTCAAAGCCGGCAAGGCACTTAAGGAGAGCGTAAACGTAACTAAAAAAGGAAAGAAGAAATAA
- a CDS encoding RNA-binding S4 domain-containing protein — protein MRIDKYLKASRIIKRRTVAKEACEQGKVSINGKTAKPGDEVKVGDVIVVSFGNGEMKVEVLDLKESAGKDQADSLYKVI, from the coding sequence ATGAGAATAGATAAATATCTTAAGGCATCGAGGATCATAAAACGAAGGACTGTAGCTAAGGAAGCCTGTGAACAGGGCAAGGTGTCGATAAACGGAAAGACCGCCAAGCCGGGAGACGAGGTAAAGGTGGGAGACGTCATCGTTGTTTCCTTCGGCAACGGCGAGATGAAGGTGGAGGTTCTGGATCTGAAGGAATCTGCGGGCAAGGACCAGGCAGACAGCCTGTACAAGGTTATTTAG
- a CDS encoding S1 RNA-binding domain-containing protein: MPVSVGEIVEGTVTGITNFGAFIQLPEGKSGLVHISEVSHDYVEKVSDYLKKDQKVKVKVLSISADGKISLSVRQAKPKTSKPVEIDWSRQDDRQRSMSFEDMLNSYLKDSNEKMDQIKTKDGRKSFGVRGKKNSSND, translated from the coding sequence ATGCCCGTATCTGTTGGAGAAATAGTAGAGGGTACTGTGACCGGAATAACTAATTTCGGTGCTTTTATTCAGTTGCCAGAAGGAAAGAGTGGACTTGTACATATCTCAGAGGTATCTCACGACTATGTAGAAAAGGTCTCGGATTACTTAAAAAAGGATCAAAAGGTCAAGGTCAAGGTATTGTCCATATCTGCAGATGGTAAAATAAGTCTGTCAGTAAGGCAGGCCAAGCCTAAGACAAGCAAGCCTGTGGAAATAGACTGGAGCAGGCAGGATGACAGACAGAGAAGCATGTCCTTTGAAGATATGCTGAACAGCTACCTCAAGGACAGCAATGAGAAGATGGACCAAATCAAAACCAAAGACGGCAGAAAGAGCTTTGGAGTGAGGGGCAAAAAAAACAGCAGCAACGATTGA
- a CDS encoding peptidylprolyl isomerase, producing MNKKIAAILLTLVLVALPAGCQNAREGVVAEVNGMEITQDEFDMEFQVNKARFERQYGDDALSQVGMDGKTLGESLSENILENLIIQKLIEVDSQENGISVTEEEIDQRISSVKEELGGEQAFQDFLDSNSFDLSYFRKYEREQLIIDKHRELILSGIEISDDEARDYYSQNSESLIEVKASHILLGSEEDALRVLQRLQNGEDFAQVAMLESLDSESAVRGGDLGYFSRGYYSISEFEEKAFSLEEGEVSGVVKTEVGYHIIWVMDRMDTYEELADKVIETIREEKYFQYIEELRAEAEVKKFTE from the coding sequence ATGAATAAGAAGATAGCTGCAATATTGCTTACCTTGGTACTCGTTGCCTTGCCGGCAGGTTGCCAGAATGCAAGGGAAGGAGTAGTTGCAGAAGTCAATGGGATGGAGATAACACAGGATGAGTTCGATATGGAATTCCAGGTAAACAAGGCGAGATTCGAGAGGCAATACGGCGACGACGCACTATCCCAGGTGGGTATGGATGGGAAGACCTTAGGTGAAAGTCTGAGTGAAAACATCCTCGAGAACCTCATAATCCAGAAGCTAATCGAAGTTGACTCTCAGGAGAACGGGATTTCAGTTACCGAGGAGGAGATCGACCAGAGGATTTCATCTGTCAAGGAGGAGCTGGGCGGAGAGCAGGCATTCCAGGATTTCCTTGATTCAAACAGCTTCGATCTTTCATATTTCAGGAAATACGAAAGAGAGCAGCTTATCATTGACAAGCACAGGGAACTGATCCTTTCAGGAATCGAAATCAGTGACGATGAGGCAAGGGACTACTACTCACAAAACAGCGAAAGCCTAATAGAAGTTAAGGCAAGCCACATACTTCTTGGCTCAGAGGAGGATGCTCTAAGAGTATTACAAAGACTTCAAAATGGAGAGGACTTCGCTCAGGTTGCAATGCTGGAATCCCTGGACAGTGAATCGGCTGTAAGAGGGGGAGACCTTGGATACTTTTCAAGGGGCTACTACTCGATATCTGAGTTTGAAGAGAAGGCCTTTTCGTTGGAGGAGGGAGAAGTAAGCGGGGTCGTCAAGACAGAGGTAGGATATCACATAATATGGGTTATGGATAGAATGGACACCTATGAGGAGCTTGCCGACAAGGTGATAGAAACAATAAGGGAAGAAAAATATTTTCAATATATAGAAGAGCTTAGGGCTGAGGCTGAAGTAAAGAAATTCACAGAATAG
- a CDS encoding FtsB family cell division protein, which translates to MTVRIATFLKGGDFVSGKRKIQKKGLRISHVFVVLLVIYLVTVMNHQRQLMNSLEEKREVLESEIVQLEDKIGDLNDQIEKSGTLEFVERIARDELGMVKPREIIYIDKSSPEYNKDSVFDKDK; encoded by the coding sequence TTGACCGTAAGAATAGCAACATTTCTCAAAGGCGGTGATTTTGTGTCCGGAAAAAGAAAGATACAAAAAAAAGGCTTGAGAATATCACATGTTTTTGTTGTCCTGCTTGTGATATATCTCGTCACGGTCATGAATCATCAGAGACAGCTAATGAATAGCCTTGAGGAGAAAAGAGAGGTCCTTGAATCCGAGATAGTCCAGTTGGAGGACAAGATCGGGGATTTGAACGATCAGATCGAAAAAAGCGGCACTCTGGAATTCGTCGAGAGGATCGCCAGGGATGAGCTTGGTATGGTAAAGCCCAGGGAAATAATCTACATAGACAAAAGCAGTCCGGAGTACAATAAGGACAGTGTTTTTGACAAAGATAAATAA
- the tilS gene encoding tRNA lysidine(34) synthetase TilS codes for MEKKVLKNIIEYGMVDAGDTILAAVSGGPDSMAMLMSLVNLRERLGFRLAIAHVNHGVRGELADRDQRFVEEVARKLQIPYHTINVDMVAHGKELGISSEEAGRLLRYDFFRKVLAGYGKGRIAVAHNMNDQAETVLFRIMRGTGIDGLKGMSFNQDDIIRPLLNITRDEIEGYIRENGIETVEDHTNLQTVYTRNRIRLELLPYIMENFNPNIIEGLFRMSLLASEDSTIIEDAVEKKYNSVVKNKSYNSIIFSGSHFTMESPPLKKRLIRKAVLGIKGTLHGIEEKHVSSVLELFQNGRTGSTLDLPGGIIARVSYDELSIEKSRSAREELPEVEINPGDNLIPEWGLLIKVENTEKAETGGRGKFTATIDGDKLEGTMILRQRRDGDRFSPTGLIGSKKLKDYFIDKKVPRDQRNEIPIISDSKGIVWVVGHSVDNRVAADIKTINHLRLTISKIK; via the coding sequence ATGGAGAAAAAGGTTCTTAAAAATATTATAGAGTATGGAATGGTCGATGCGGGGGACACCATTCTGGCAGCTGTGTCAGGAGGGCCGGATTCCATGGCAATGCTGATGAGCCTGGTGAACCTGAGGGAAAGACTTGGGTTCAGGCTTGCGATCGCCCATGTGAACCATGGCGTCAGAGGAGAGCTTGCCGACAGGGACCAGCGCTTTGTGGAAGAGGTAGCAAGGAAGCTTCAGATTCCCTATCACACGATCAACGTGGATATGGTTGCCCATGGCAAGGAGCTTGGTATATCATCTGAGGAAGCGGGAAGACTTCTTCGATACGATTTTTTCAGAAAGGTATTGGCAGGCTATGGCAAGGGCAGGATCGCTGTGGCACACAACATGAACGATCAGGCCGAGACTGTTCTTTTCAGGATAATGAGAGGAACAGGTATCGATGGCTTAAAGGGCATGAGCTTCAATCAGGATGATATCATTCGACCCTTATTGAATATAACAAGGGACGAGATAGAGGGTTATATCAGAGAGAATGGCATCGAGACCGTTGAGGATCACACAAACCTTCAGACAGTGTACACCAGGAACCGGATAAGACTTGAGCTTCTTCCATACATAATGGAGAACTTCAACCCGAATATAATTGAGGGACTCTTCAGGATGTCGTTATTGGCCTCTGAGGATAGTACCATAATCGAGGATGCGGTCGAAAAAAAATATAATTCTGTAGTGAAAAACAAAAGCTATAACAGTATAATTTTTAGTGGCAGCCACTTTACGATGGAGTCGCCGCCTCTTAAAAAAAGACTCATACGAAAGGCTGTACTTGGCATAAAAGGAACGCTCCACGGCATCGAGGAAAAGCATGTCAGCTCTGTTCTGGAGCTTTTCCAAAATGGGCGCACCGGCTCAACCCTTGACCTTCCGGGAGGTATAATAGCAAGAGTATCCTACGACGAGCTCTCCATTGAGAAATCAAGATCAGCCAGGGAAGAACTTCCTGAGGTGGAGATCAACCCTGGGGATAACCTGATACCGGAGTGGGGTCTTCTCATAAAGGTTGAGAATACAGAAAAAGCTGAAACAGGCGGAAGAGGAAAATTCACAGCAACCATAGATGGTGACAAGCTTGAGGGAACGATGATACTGAGACAAAGAAGGGATGGAGACAGGTTCTCACCCACAGGTCTAATCGGATCAAAGAAGCTGAAGGATTACTTCATAGACAAAAAAGTACCCAGAGACCAAAGAAACGAAATACCCATAATTTCAGATTCAAAAGGCATAGTCTGGGTGGTGGGACATTCAGTGGATAATCGGGTTGCAGCTGATATAAAAACGATAAATCATTTAAGGTTGACCATAAGTAAAATCAAATAA
- the hpt gene encoding hypoxanthine phosphoribosyltransferase → MGGYDLNDPIKKILVEEEAIRKRVKELGREITEAYKGKDLIVVGILKGAVVFLSDLTRAIEMPVLIDFMAVSSYGKSSISTGEVRIMKDLDFSVEGKDVLIVEDIIDTGLTLNYLKDILTKRGASSVRICTLLDKPDRRTVGVHIDFLGFEIPDEFVVGYGLDFNEMYRNFPFVGALKEEIYS, encoded by the coding sequence ATGGGAGGATATGATTTGAACGATCCAATCAAAAAGATACTCGTTGAAGAAGAAGCGATCAGAAAGAGAGTAAAGGAACTTGGAAGAGAGATAACCGAAGCCTACAAGGGAAAGGACCTTATAGTTGTCGGCATACTGAAAGGTGCTGTCGTATTTTTGTCGGATCTTACCCGAGCTATCGAAATGCCGGTGCTGATAGATTTCATGGCCGTATCCAGCTATGGAAAATCCAGCATATCCACTGGCGAAGTAAGGATAATGAAGGACCTGGACTTCAGCGTTGAAGGCAAGGATGTCCTTATAGTTGAGGATATTATAGATACAGGGCTTACTCTCAACTATCTGAAGGACATACTTACAAAGAGGGGAGCCAGCTCCGTAAGGATATGCACTCTTCTTGACAAGCCCGATAGAAGGACTGTAGGAGTGCACATAGACTTTTTGGGTTTCGAGATACCGGATGAGTTTGTAGTGGGCTATGGCCTTGATTTCAATGAGATGTACAGAAATTTCCCATTTGTAGGGGCTCTGAAGGAAGAGATTTACAGCTGA
- the mazG gene encoding nucleoside triphosphate pyrophosphohydrolase, whose amino-acid sequence MDKIFVIGLGPGSPDNLTLAAVERINGEGPHFLRTEKHPAVDYFKTRGIAYQAFDSYYDTSESFEEVYSSITERLIEEAKTHGIVNYYVPGNPMVAERTVKLLADRTDDIELKFVSGMSFIEPMLEATGIDPVDGLQVLDGAELKSTDVSIRSNIIITQVYNPRIMSDIKLILSEIYGDEHEVCLVHRAGLPDQNVERLMLSEIDRSPYIDALTSLLVPALVGDRKSRYSFEDIVDIMAKLRAENGCPWDREQDHLSIRQAVLEEAYELVEALEDEDPEHIVEELGDLLLQVVFHTQIGYEDGEFYPFDVTTGLASKLISRHPHVFSEKNVDNSSEVVYNWNKIKYENRNISTLSEKLKNIPRLPALMRSYKVQEKAAEIGFDWDSISGPSDKVSEELLEVMESYTVFGPSHSHTEEEIGDLLFAVVNLSRFLKVDPEVALNKTIGKFTKRMEKMEYMAENMGIQMEEMSLNELDALWDKAKSEE is encoded by the coding sequence ATGGATAAAATTTTTGTAATAGGCTTAGGGCCTGGAAGTCCGGACAACCTTACCTTAGCGGCTGTTGAAAGGATAAACGGAGAAGGACCACATTTTTTAAGGACCGAGAAGCATCCTGCAGTGGATTATTTCAAGACCAGAGGGATAGCCTACCAAGCCTTTGACAGCTACTATGATACCTCTGAAAGTTTTGAGGAGGTTTATTCCTCCATAACTGAAAGACTGATAGAAGAGGCTAAGACCCATGGCATCGTAAACTACTATGTTCCCGGGAATCCTATGGTTGCGGAGAGAACTGTAAAGCTTCTGGCAGACAGAACTGATGACATAGAGCTTAAGTTCGTTTCAGGAATGAGCTTTATCGAGCCCATGCTTGAGGCGACAGGAATAGACCCTGTAGACGGACTACAGGTCCTGGATGGAGCAGAGCTTAAATCGACTGATGTCAGCATAAGAAGCAACATAATAATCACCCAGGTCTATAATCCAAGAATAATGTCTGACATCAAGCTGATCCTGTCGGAAATATATGGCGATGAGCACGAGGTTTGCCTTGTTCACAGGGCTGGACTGCCCGATCAGAATGTAGAGAGGCTTATGCTTTCTGAAATAGACAGGTCTCCTTATATAGATGCCCTTACAAGCCTTCTCGTTCCCGCTCTTGTCGGCGACCGAAAATCAAGGTATTCCTTCGAGGACATAGTCGACATAATGGCAAAGCTCAGAGCTGAGAACGGCTGCCCCTGGGACAGAGAGCAGGACCACCTGTCCATAAGGCAGGCTGTGCTTGAGGAAGCCTATGAGCTGGTCGAAGCACTTGAGGACGAGGACCCTGAACACATAGTCGAGGAGTTGGGAGATTTACTGCTTCAGGTGGTTTTTCACACTCAGATAGGGTATGAAGATGGCGAATTTTACCCGTTTGACGTGACGACAGGTCTTGCAAGCAAGTTAATTTCAAGGCATCCACACGTTTTTTCAGAAAAAAATGTAGATAATTCCAGCGAAGTAGTATATAATTGGAATAAGATAAAGTATGAAAATAGGAATATATCAACCCTTTCAGAGAAATTGAAAAATATTCCAAGACTTCCAGCCCTGATGAGGAGCTACAAGGTCCAGGAAAAAGCCGCTGAAATAGGCTTTGACTGGGACAGCATCAGCGGCCCTTCAGACAAGGTGTCTGAGGAGCTTTTAGAGGTAATGGAGTCTTACACTGTATTTGGGCCCTCCCACAGCCATACCGAAGAGGAAATCGGCGATCTTCTCTTCGCCGTAGTCAATCTTTCCAGGTTTCTAAAGGTGGATCCTGAGGTAGCACTCAATAAAACCATTGGAAAATTCACAAAAAGAATGGAAAAGATGGAGTATATGGCTGAAAATATGGGTATACAGATGGAGGAAATGAGTCTGAATGAGTTGGATGCCCTATGGGACAAGGCTAAATCTGAAGAGTGA
- a CDS encoding putative polysaccharide biosynthesis protein gives MTKSQNYLKGAAVLGVAGIIVKILGAVYRIPLSNIIKDEGIGYYQTAYPIYVLLLTLSTAGIPVAIAKLVSEKRALGDYRNAHKVFKVSLVGLVVLGILTSLTVAVGAEMIVESIGNPNAYYALLALAPALLFVPIMAAFRGFFQGSQTMFPTALSQVLEQLFRVATGLGLTVLLLDKGLPIAAGGASFGGSMGAIIGAVTIIIIYLKRRSSIKDEIATTIISKEYPVKSIIKDLLLIAVPITIGSAIAPIMNTVDAALVFRRLQDIGYTSKTANDLYGQLTGMAQTLVNLPQVFSIAISMSLVPAISTASARKARDELGSLISSGIRMTLLIGLPAALGMFVLAKPIIALLYFNNEPSVIASTGDILTYLSLGVIFLTLVQALTAIIQGLGKPIIPVRNLFFGALAKITLTYILTGIPAINVKGAAISTVTAYAVAATLDFYYVIKTANAGIDLKKILLKPLMSSLGMAAVVKLGYMAMSSIMPDKLATVGAVGLGVVVYGVLLIVTGTITREDLAMFSKGGRIADKLGRFLKSEKQ, from the coding sequence ATGACTAAAAGTCAGAATTATTTAAAGGGTGCAGCGGTACTTGGTGTCGCCGGCATCATAGTAAAGATATTGGGAGCGGTATACAGAATACCTCTTTCCAATATTATAAAGGATGAAGGTATAGGCTATTATCAGACTGCCTATCCGATTTATGTCCTTTTGCTTACGCTTTCAACTGCAGGGATACCCGTTGCGATCGCAAAGCTGGTTTCTGAAAAGAGGGCTCTTGGTGACTACAGGAACGCCCACAAGGTTTTCAAGGTTTCCCTGGTGGGATTGGTGGTTCTGGGAATACTTACATCCCTTACAGTTGCAGTTGGTGCAGAAATGATAGTAGAGTCGATCGGTAATCCAAATGCCTACTATGCCTTGCTCGCACTTGCACCTGCGCTTTTATTCGTCCCCATAATGGCAGCATTCAGAGGATTTTTCCAGGGAAGCCAGACCATGTTCCCAACGGCATTGTCCCAGGTATTGGAGCAGCTGTTCAGGGTTGCCACAGGCCTTGGACTTACCGTACTGCTCCTTGACAAGGGACTTCCTATAGCTGCAGGCGGAGCATCCTTCGGAGGATCCATGGGTGCAATCATCGGCGCAGTAACAATAATCATCATATACTTAAAAAGAAGAAGCTCTATAAAGGATGAGATAGCCACAACAATAATAAGCAAGGAATATCCTGTTAAGAGCATCATAAAGGATCTGCTTTTGATTGCTGTACCGATAACCATTGGTTCAGCAATAGCCCCTATAATGAACACAGTGGATGCGGCACTCGTTTTCAGGAGACTGCAGGATATCGGCTACACCTCGAAAACTGCCAACGACCTCTACGGTCAGCTCACTGGAATGGCTCAAACGCTGGTGAATCTTCCCCAGGTTTTCTCGATAGCGATCTCAATGAGTCTTGTGCCTGCCATTTCGACTGCAAGCGCCAGGAAAGCACGGGATGAGCTGGGCAGTCTCATTTCATCCGGCATCAGGATGACGCTTTTGATAGGACTTCCTGCGGCACTTGGGATGTTCGTACTTGCCAAGCCTATAATTGCACTGTTGTACTTCAATAATGAGCCTTCTGTAATTGCAAGTACAGGGGACATTCTGACTTATCTTTCCCTTGGAGTGATATTTTTGACCCTTGTACAGGCTCTGACCGCCATTATCCAGGGACTTGGAAAGCCGATCATACCCGTAAGAAATCTATTCTTCGGTGCCTTGGCTAAGATTACCCTTACCTATATTCTCACTGGAATCCCTGCAATAAATGTAAAGGGTGCAGCCATAAGTACAGTAACTGCTTATGCTGTGGCGGCCACACTGGATTTCTATTATGTTATCAAAACGGCCAATGCCGGTATTGATCTCAAAAAGATACTTCTCAAGCCGCTGATGTCCTCATTGGGGATGGCGGCAGTCGTAAAGCTTGGCTACATGGCAATGTCATCAATAATGCCTGACAAGCTGGCAACGGTTGGAGCAGTGGGACTGGGAGTTGTAGTGTATGGGGTACTTCTGATCGTGACGGGAACTATAACCAGGGAGGACCTGGCCATGTTCTCCAAGGGAGGAAGAATTGCTGACAAGCTTGGCAGATTCCTGAAAAGCGAAAAACAATAA